TAACCACCCATTTCTTGCACAGAAGCAGCCAGATGAGCTGTCTTGGTAAAATAGTTCATGAATTCTAGTGCTCGTTATtacaaattttttatctttCGGATTTGATTTATGTTGGACATGGTCAGCAGGGATACGAGACCTCAAAGGGTAATAGGTGGTTTTCCTATATCAGAAGGCTATCCTGCGAGGGGCGCAGGGGACACTTTTCAAGAAGATGGTTTACCCTTTATTCTAGATGATGATTCCAGCGGTCCTAATGGTGGTCCTTCATTTACTGGGAGATTACCACAGAGGTTGTCATATGGTTTTTCTTGTGATGCAAAAGCTGAAAGGAAAGAAGTTACTAGTAGTACCCAACAGAAACCAGATGGTATTGGCTCTAGCCACCGACATTCAGAAGGAAACCTGAAGGAATCTATTAATTTGAAGGACCAAAGACAAACAACTACTCGTTCAAAAGGTTCTATTTTGCAATAGTATTCCCAATTTCCTTTTTCCTAAAACTTTGcagaaatttatattttgcttGGATCGTCAGTTTGGTTAAGACTAACTTTTTATGGTATTCACTCCATTCAACAGTGGTGGATTCATTCGAGTTGATTGATCAGGACTATGTTATTGTTTCCGGCCCTCCAGTGgattcatattcttcaatagGTGCTTCTAGGCTTAGCAATATGCCTTTCAGATCAAGCTGTTCCCTGCAAGCGTCTGCGAGAGTAGATCCTAGACCAAGTGACCCGGTGCCTATTAGTGGTCCTCCTCTTAGTAgaataggtcatttaggaagttcgGAAAGTCCCTCATCTGCACCTGGAGCTTCACAAGTATGCACTGATGTCATAAATTGCTTGGAGCAGTCACCACCTGATGGCATGGCCAGAATAGAGTCCCTGCAGCGTTCTGCCTCTGCTATCATGGAATTAGTAAATGAGAAGGTAACTCAAAAGTGATatcattttctttctatttttttgatgaagttgTTTCATTATCtgcatcaagaagatgcaagAAGTACAAAAGTAGATATGCTAGCTCCATTACATGATAAAAGTTTAGACCCAGTAAGTAGCCAGCCACAAAATCAAAAATGTAGAGACGACTCAAAACCTTAGTTGCatggactcttcacttttgatgccGCTCCCACCtcggattcttcaaaaatacactacttttggtGAATCCGACACGCACACGTTGGCattttttgaagagtccgagcaacatagcttAAAACATCGAAGTGATCTCATTTTCTTTAGAGCTTCATGTGTGTTTGGTGTGATATGGCATGTAGGGGCGCAAGGAAGAATAAGGTCCAGCGTAGTTTCTAGTAGATCCTGCTTTCCATTTCTTTAGCTTTGATCCCAGGCTTCAGTTAGAGCATTACCATTGTTCTACAACAGCCTTGCTACTGTTTACACCATTGATTTGGTAACCCTCATATAGGTGTTCAATAAGTTTGCTCAAGTTTGATTCATCTGAATTTATCATATTCTTGCAGATCTTTTCATTAGCTTTTCGCtgtttgttgttgtagttgtttaATAGAACACACTTTGATTATTCTAAAGTATTCTGTTCTTTCCTTGAAACAAACTATTCTTATTTATTGCCTCGTCTATCTCATGGAATATCTAAATCTTGATGTATATCTTTTATAATATGTTACTTTGACATAGTTTACTCGGTGTGCAACTGAATGAGaagcttctttttttcctttgtaCAAATATCTGGGTTCATTGTGTACTTCAGTTGTTTCAACAAAGAGCTGATCTTTACATACGTAAATTATAACTATAACTTTTTGATTCGTTCTGACTGTCATCTGATTTAAACTTTCATTGTCACTGCACTCACCTGTTAATATCAGGTGATGGTGAGTGCTTGGAGAACTTATGATGTTAATTATTAACTCTATGGTCTTTTACCTTTTGCTGTTACGATATTTTTTGTCTTAATATATACTTCCAAGTTTCGGTGCTCAAGAGATGTTATATTCAAAATCTCTTATTAATCTTTGGCTTAGCTGACTGTTCTGTTATCTCTGCTGTTATTGGTTCCTTTATGGTATGTTTCTGCTAATAGTTCTTGCTTTCTCTTGAAGGTTGAAGCAGGCAGGCATCTGGAAGCATTTTCAATTCAGCTAGTCATTCTTGCTATATGGAAGCAAGCTCTGGATATTTGTCATACTCAAGCGGCATCGGCAATTGAAGGAAGTCCGAGCCAAGAGACGATCagattaaaggaaatgatgaagaAAGGTCAAGTTAGTCTTAGCATAAAAGAGCATCTTGATGCTAGTAACAGTTTGGGGCCAGAGAATGTGTGTTCTCATATTGAAAAAACATTTCTTGGTGAAGTTGGTAACGCAGAGGAACTTGCCAAACATATAGAGCCTGGTATATTTCTGACTAACTACCGTCAGTATGTCCTGTATGCCTCTTTTGTTTCAGTCTCTATGTGCATGTGTGATGCTGCAACCGTGCTTGTGACATTTGTTTCCTGTTTCCTCTATTTATTCTACTGCAATAATTTATGAGTTCCTATACACCTGGCAAACTTTTACTACCGCGGTTCCTATTTAGACAAAATCATGCAAGTACTCTTGATGGTTTATTTAGATAGATAAGAACAAGTTTTACCAAattatacaacaacaacaacaacatagttTTACCAAACtatgaaagataaaattatGCAAATTACTGTAAAATAACTTAGCTTGTAGTTGATACTTGGTGTTTTCgtatttatgtgcaataaatatttttcttcgttATTGTTCTACAACTGGGATTGACAGCAATCAAAGCATCCTAGGTACTTTGGCATAGGAATATGTTCATTTTTCACTTGAGTATGATGCATAAGACTGCCTGTTATGGTCttagacaaaaaaaatctaaacaGCTTGGTTGTGCTGTTGTCTTTCTCAGGAAATACAGAGGTTCCAGATGCAATGGAGATGATATTTCAATCTGCCCTGGCTTTGGGTAGAAAGGGAGCTGTAAGTGTTCTTATCTTGGTCTATCCTGGTGTTTTTGTTGAACTGAATTCGAACATAAACAAAGTGACTTTCATTATAAAACTTTAGAACAGAGGGaatcagaatttttttttcgtGTGTGTGATATCCTTGTCCTCTACTACTCCTGGTTCAGatgcttcttctttttcctttcgaAGACAAGAGTCcctattattttgtttaatgaGACCCAATATTGCAGTAAGCATTTACCAGAAGTTATGATACTGTGGCAGGTTGATGAGTACATGAGTCGGACTGAAAATGCAgtcatattttattcaaaagCTGTGCGGTTGTTAGCATTCCTTCAAGTGGAAGCACCATCTCTAATTTTAAACCCTCCATTTTCTCTAACAAACTCGGATCGTTATAGGCTTCAAAATTACATTGATGTCCTTAATAACAGGCAAATCATTTCAAAGTCTCAAATGATGGCTCTGCTCAAGTGTGAAGATCAACACTGCTCTCCATAAGGAGGAGAGAGAGCTGTTAACACAAAGTGACGATAGCATATGTCAGTGTCTTACTCTGTAAAATTCTTTTGTCTGTACAGTTATTCTTTTAGCAATATTTAaagtgaaaaggaaaaaaagaaaaatggcaAGT
The nucleotide sequence above comes from Solanum pennellii chromosome 9, SPENNV200. Encoded proteins:
- the LOC107031744 gene encoding serine/threonine-protein kinase ATG1c isoform X2, giving the protein MAQSMSRGGRSVVGDYVVGKQIGAGSFSTVWHARHRAHGTEVAIKEIVTARLNNKLQESLKSEIVILQKINHPNIIRLHDMIEEVGKIYIVLEYCRGGDLSMYIQQSQGRIPEATAKHFMQQLASGLKILRDNNLIHRDLKPQNLLLSSSNDRSTLKIADFGFARSLQPRGLAETLCGSPLYMAPEIMQLQKYDAKADLWSVGAILFQLVTGKTPFTGNNQIQLLQNILKSTELLFPPSAKNLSPSCIDLCKRLLRRYPVERLTFEEFFNHPFLAQKQPDELSWDTRPQRVIGGFPISEGYPARGAGDTFQEDGLPFILDDDSSGPNGGPSFTGRLPQRLSYGFSCDAKAERKEVTSSTQQKPDGIGSSHRHSEGNLKESINLKDQRQTTTRSKVVDSFELIDQDYVIVSGPPVDSYSSIGASRLSNMPFRSSCSLQASARVDPRPSDPVPISGPPLSRIGHLGSSESPSSAPGASQVCTDVINCLEQSPPDGMARIESLQRSASAIMELVNEKVEAGRHLEAFSIQLVILAIWKQALDICHTQAASAIEGSPSQETIRLKEMMKKGQVSLSIKEHLDASNSLGPENVCSHIEKTFLGEVGNAEELAKHIEPGNTEVPDAMEMIFQSALALGRKGAVDEYMSRTENAVIFYSKAVRLLAFLQVEAPSLILNPPFSLTNSDRYRLQNYIDVLNNRQIISKSQMMALLKCEDQHCSP
- the LOC107031744 gene encoding serine/threonine-protein kinase ATG1c isoform X1, with protein sequence MAQSMSRGGRSVVGDYVVGKQIGAGSFSTVWHARHRAHGTEVAIKEIVTARLNNKLQESLKSEIVILQKINHPNIIRLHDMIEEVGKIYIVLEYCRGGDLSMYIQQSQGRIPEATAKHFMQQLASGLKILRDNNLIHRDLKPQNLLLSSSNDRSTLKIADFGFARSLQPRGLAETLCGSPLYMAPEIMQLQKYDAKADLWSVGAILFQLVTGKTPFTGNNQIQLLQNILKSTELLFPPSAKNLSPSCIDLCKRLLRRYPVERLTFEEFFNHPFLAQKQPDELSCRDTRPQRVIGGFPISEGYPARGAGDTFQEDGLPFILDDDSSGPNGGPSFTGRLPQRLSYGFSCDAKAERKEVTSSTQQKPDGIGSSHRHSEGNLKESINLKDQRQTTTRSKVVDSFELIDQDYVIVSGPPVDSYSSIGASRLSNMPFRSSCSLQASARVDPRPSDPVPISGPPLSRIGHLGSSESPSSAPGASQVCTDVINCLEQSPPDGMARIESLQRSASAIMELVNEKVEAGRHLEAFSIQLVILAIWKQALDICHTQAASAIEGSPSQETIRLKEMMKKGQVSLSIKEHLDASNSLGPENVCSHIEKTFLGEVGNAEELAKHIEPGNTEVPDAMEMIFQSALALGRKGAVDEYMSRTENAVIFYSKAVRLLAFLQVEAPSLILNPPFSLTNSDRYRLQNYIDVLNNRQIISKSQMMALLKCEDQHCSP